The proteins below are encoded in one region of Ferruginibacter lapsinanis:
- a CDS encoding OmpA family protein — MKKILLSFFVLVSLTNTYAQNEYKKPASLGVHFFYNDFTTASEIRTTSMVDVLKADNWYRTSRMSPGLALSYIQGLSNHADFAATLSGSFVDYPVPNKPAFFTKDLLLELAVTANLKLTSDKYAVSPFLTLGAGASKYKGYYGAFVPAGLGLQFNLWDEAYLLINSQYRIPITENGAYHLYHSFGVAGPLGPVKKKVKKVTPPIPVVEAPKDRDGDGVIDADDSCPDVKGLASLKGCPDTDGDGITDASDKCPNVSGLAKYEGCPIPDTDNDGINDETDKCISVAGVARYGGCPVPDTDNDGINDEEDKCPSEAGIAANYGCPEIAKTTVEKINVAAQNIFFATGSAKLLPKSFKSLNEVAKILKDNPSYNLDIDGYTDNTGTVEKNQVLSENRAKSVADYLKSKGVEESRLTAEGHGIESPVADNKTAAGRAKNRRVELGVKNY, encoded by the coding sequence ATGAAAAAAATCTTGTTATCATTTTTTGTATTGGTATCATTGACAAATACTTATGCTCAAAATGAATATAAAAAGCCTGCTTCATTAGGAGTGCATTTCTTTTACAATGATTTCACTACTGCATCAGAGATCCGTACTACTAGTATGGTAGATGTTTTGAAAGCGGATAATTGGTATAGAACTTCCCGTATGTCTCCGGGCTTAGCTTTAAGTTATATACAAGGGCTTAGCAATCATGCTGATTTTGCAGCAACTTTATCTGGGTCATTTGTTGATTATCCAGTGCCAAACAAACCTGCTTTTTTTACTAAAGATCTGTTGCTGGAATTGGCTGTAACAGCTAACTTGAAATTGACTTCAGATAAATATGCAGTTTCTCCTTTCCTTACTTTGGGTGCCGGTGCGTCTAAATATAAAGGGTATTATGGAGCATTCGTTCCTGCAGGCCTTGGGTTGCAATTTAATTTATGGGATGAAGCATATTTGTTGATCAACTCTCAATATCGTATTCCAATTACAGAAAATGGTGCATATCACCTCTATCATAGTTTTGGTGTAGCAGGTCCTCTTGGTCCGGTAAAGAAAAAAGTTAAGAAAGTAACCCCTCCTATACCGGTAGTAGAAGCTCCAAAAGACAGAGATGGCGATGGCGTTATAGATGCCGATGATAGTTGTCCTGATGTAAAGGGGCTGGCTTCATTAAAAGGATGTCCTGATACAGATGGAGATGGTATCACAGATGCCAGCGATAAATGTCCGAATGTTTCCGGTTTAGCTAAATATGAAGGTTGTCCTATTCCTGATACAGATAATGATGGTATTAATGATGAGACTGATAAATGTATTTCAGTAGCAGGGGTGGCTCGTTATGGCGGTTGTCCTGTGCCTGATACAGATAATGATGGTATCAATGATGAAGAAGATAAATGTCCTTCAGAAGCTGGTATAGCCGCAAATTACGGATGCCCTGAAATAGCTAAAACCACTGTTGAAAAAATCAATGTAGCTGCTCAAAACATTTTCTTCGCAACCGGTAGTGCCAAATTGTTGCCTAAGTCATTCAAATCTTTGAACGAAGTAGCTAAAATATTAAAAGATAATCCATCTTACAACCTAGATATAGATGGATATACTGATAATACAGGTACAGTTGAAAAGAATCAGGTACTTAGCGAAAACAGAGCCAAATCTGTTGCGGATTATCTGAAAAGTAAAGGTGTGGAAGAAAGCAGGTTAACTGCAGAGGGGCATGGTATTGAGTCTCCGGTTGCTGATAATAAAACAGCTGCAGGAAGAGCTAAGAACCGCAGGGTTGAGCTTGGGGTTAAGAATTATTAG